One genomic segment of Paenibacillus xylanexedens includes these proteins:
- a CDS encoding response regulator transcription factor: MELTVEPLKVLIVDDEYLIRNLLRMRIDWEQQGMTIIGEASDAEEALNQVELLRPDIVFTDIYMPKMDGIELSGILMERYPNIKIVVVTGHDEFEYARQSVKLGISDFILKPIRASELLQVTAKLRAAIEQEMGREYELMKLREEMKQSLPYLRERFVNQWLSDVIPEDELQEKARFFDIPISSGEPGSRIAVMEVEVAVPQAKIAAPEVYPHLSEPYHQTPQTYQVKRGPQQQQHQHVQPQLSQHQTEADPHTAEEIHILLRMVGMKQVQVFYPEDSQTIIVMDPHNRIVVLSLGADTEFAVQVQQLQEELQHTLKLEGCEVDVTVGIGQWQSGWGRACVGYREACRALDYQAFVGKNQVICFEDLVIEGGKRPYHSDAQLLQQLQFYVSVGAGEEAVLLLERMLSLPFSDVSQFRMAAMDVVTECQRAAIEQQIEGEHALNKEAVAAIFTADHLPELKSMLEQHVRTVSDVIQAKRQAKEGNLIDRVIAYLEENMGNPEVGLSSTAAAFYVSSGHLGRLMKKETGQTFVEYLTQLRMKKAETLLKQTDMKGYEIGEQVGIPDPHYFSVLFKKHIGRSMNEYRNVKT; the protein is encoded by the coding sequence ATGGAACTAACTGTGGAACCATTAAAGGTATTGATTGTGGATGATGAGTACCTCATCCGAAATCTGCTGCGCATGCGTATCGATTGGGAGCAGCAAGGCATGACCATCATTGGCGAGGCCTCCGATGCTGAAGAGGCTTTGAACCAGGTTGAGCTGTTGCGTCCAGACATCGTGTTCACGGACATATACATGCCAAAGATGGACGGCATTGAACTGAGCGGCATCCTTATGGAGCGTTACCCAAACATAAAGATCGTGGTTGTGACGGGACATGATGAATTTGAGTATGCTCGTCAGAGTGTGAAGCTGGGCATATCCGATTTTATTTTGAAACCCATCCGTGCTTCTGAATTATTACAAGTTACGGCGAAGCTGCGAGCGGCGATCGAGCAGGAGATGGGGCGTGAGTACGAGCTGATGAAACTGCGGGAGGAGATGAAGCAGAGCCTGCCTTATCTCAGGGAGAGGTTTGTAAATCAATGGTTAAGTGACGTGATACCTGAGGATGAACTACAAGAGAAGGCGCGTTTCTTTGACATTCCTATCTCGTCTGGTGAACCAGGATCACGCATCGCAGTAATGGAGGTGGAGGTTGCTGTACCGCAAGCGAAGATAGCTGCACCAGAGGTATATCCACATCTGTCCGAACCATATCACCAAACACCCCAAACATACCAAGTAAAACGAGGGCCTCAGCAACAACAACATCAACACGTTCAGCCCCAATTAAGCCAGCATCAGACAGAAGCTGATCCACATACTGCCGAGGAAATACATATTCTGCTGCGAATGGTAGGGATGAAGCAGGTGCAGGTTTTTTATCCGGAGGATTCGCAAACGATTATCGTCATGGACCCGCATAACCGGATAGTTGTGCTCTCACTTGGTGCGGATACGGAATTTGCCGTTCAGGTACAGCAGCTTCAGGAAGAACTTCAACATACGCTTAAGCTCGAAGGGTGTGAAGTTGATGTGACCGTAGGGATTGGGCAATGGCAATCAGGATGGGGAAGGGCCTGTGTGGGATACCGGGAAGCTTGTCGTGCACTTGATTATCAGGCGTTTGTGGGAAAAAATCAGGTCATTTGCTTCGAGGATCTGGTCATCGAAGGCGGGAAAAGGCCCTACCACTCGGATGCTCAGCTGCTCCAACAACTGCAATTTTACGTCAGTGTTGGTGCGGGGGAAGAAGCCGTATTGTTGCTGGAGCGTATGCTGTCTCTGCCGTTTTCGGACGTTTCACAGTTTCGGATGGCAGCCATGGACGTGGTTACGGAGTGCCAGCGTGCTGCCATAGAGCAGCAGATTGAGGGAGAGCACGCATTGAACAAAGAGGCCGTTGCGGCCATTTTTACAGCAGATCATTTGCCCGAACTAAAAAGCATGCTGGAGCAGCATGTCCGCACCGTATCGGATGTCATACAAGCCAAGCGACAGGCCAAGGAAGGCAATCTGATCGACCGGGTGATCGCTTATCTTGAAGAGAATATGGGCAATCCGGAAGTGGGGCTTTCCAGCACCGCGGCTGCTTTTTACGTAAGTTCGGGCCATCTGGGGCGGCTGATGAAAAAAGAAACCGGGCAGACATTTGTGGAATATCTGACCCAACTCCGCATGAAGAAGGCTGAAACGCTGCTGAAACAGACGGATATGAAAGGATATGAGATTGGGGAGCAGGTAGGCATCCCGGACCCACACTATTTCAGCGTCTTGTTCAAAAAACATATTGGCCGATCCATGAATGAGTATCGGAATGTAAAAACCTGA
- a CDS encoding extracellular solute-binding protein gives MKALIKKSASLILTLGIVSSLAACSSGSSGGTQGESNGKIKLTLWDQSVGNTDPSAKLLPEIVEKWNSEHPDIQVERTGTTGEQYKTKVKTSIAAGEAPDLFYGMGGGSFMQPYIKSGNVLEISSYLTDDIKERMGPGMAEAINMDGKIYTLPVYTHIANLYVNTELFEQAGAKIPTTYNELLDAVTKLKAAGITPAVIGEKDRWPGMYWYDIIAMRQAGNAAVMEAFKDPSKWDSPDFVAAATKMQQLAQAGAFNSSMFSMSYDEMLGAFNAGNGAMMFQANWVNAGIEDPSSAVKGKVKVIPFPVFEDGKGTNTEIFGGAVDGFYINQNTKHSKEAVEFLMYLSEQLGTQGFLAGAGLPSWKTDALDTSSLSSLDLSAADIMKTATSFIAWWDNILPAESAEAHKNLIAQLLAGDVTPEEFCKQMAQLKPTELSL, from the coding sequence ATGAAAGCGCTAATAAAAAAATCAGCAAGTCTAATTCTGACTCTGGGAATTGTAAGCAGTCTGGCGGCATGTTCATCCGGTTCGTCCGGTGGTACACAGGGGGAAAGTAATGGCAAGATCAAGCTGACGCTATGGGATCAATCGGTTGGCAATACCGATCCTTCGGCCAAGCTGCTGCCCGAGATTGTTGAGAAATGGAACAGCGAGCATCCGGACATCCAGGTTGAACGTACGGGCACGACAGGAGAACAGTATAAAACCAAAGTCAAAACATCGATTGCGGCTGGTGAAGCGCCAGACCTGTTCTATGGCATGGGTGGCGGCAGCTTCATGCAGCCATACATCAAATCCGGCAATGTGCTGGAAATCTCAAGTTACCTGACAGACGATATCAAAGAACGAATGGGGCCGGGTATGGCGGAGGCCATCAATATGGACGGCAAAATCTACACATTGCCCGTGTATACCCATATCGCCAACCTTTACGTGAATACGGAATTGTTCGAGCAGGCGGGTGCCAAGATTCCGACCACATATAACGAACTGCTGGATGCAGTCACCAAGCTGAAAGCGGCAGGAATTACCCCGGCTGTGATTGGAGAGAAGGATCGCTGGCCGGGCATGTACTGGTACGACATTATTGCGATGCGTCAGGCAGGCAATGCTGCGGTGATGGAAGCCTTTAAAGATCCGTCGAAGTGGGATTCGCCCGATTTTGTTGCCGCTGCCACCAAAATGCAGCAGCTTGCGCAAGCAGGAGCGTTCAACAGCAGCATGTTCAGCATGAGCTATGACGAGATGCTTGGGGCATTTAATGCAGGCAACGGGGCGATGATGTTCCAGGCCAACTGGGTGAATGCAGGAATTGAGGACCCCTCCTCCGCAGTCAAAGGAAAAGTGAAAGTGATTCCGTTCCCGGTATTTGAAGATGGCAAAGGCACAAATACCGAAATCTTCGGCGGAGCCGTCGATGGTTTCTACATCAACCAGAATACCAAGCATTCGAAGGAAGCCGTGGAATTCCTCATGTATCTGAGCGAGCAGCTTGGTACACAAGGTTTCCTGGCTGGAGCCGGCCTGCCAAGCTGGAAAACAGATGCACTCGACACGTCCAGCCTGTCCTCCCTAGATTTGTCTGCGGCAGATATTATGAAAACGGCGACCTCATTCATCGCGTGGTGGGATAACATTCTGCCAGCGGAGTCTGCCGAAGCGCACAAAAACTTGATTGCCCAGCTGCTTGCCGGCGATGTAACACCGGAGGAGTTCTGCAAACAGATGGCACAGCTCAAACCAACAGAGCTAAGTCTATAG
- a CDS encoding carbohydrate ABC transporter permease: MNSVFSNKGTIAVFVLPTLILFCGIVLIPIFVSSYYSLLDWNGVGRGTFIGLDNYVEMFNDTRVLNSIKNSLLFAGASVFIQLPISLVLALILASNVKGEGFYRTVYFIPVLISTVVIAQLWSKIYNADYGLLNVLLQSIGLSSLAQDWLGQKDTALAASFIPTLWQYVGYHMLLMYAGAKSVSQDVLEAARMDGASRVRTAWSIMIPLMKPILKVSLVFSVIGAFKVFDLIYVLTGGGPFYTTEVPSTLMYATIFDTFRYGYGSAISVFIIVECLVCTILINSLFKTE; this comes from the coding sequence ATGAACTCTGTATTTTCCAATAAAGGTACGATAGCCGTCTTTGTACTGCCCACACTGATTCTCTTCTGCGGCATTGTGCTCATTCCGATCTTTGTCTCCAGTTATTACAGTCTGCTGGATTGGAACGGCGTAGGCAGGGGTACATTTATCGGCCTGGACAACTATGTAGAGATGTTTAATGATACCCGTGTGCTGAATTCAATCAAGAACTCCCTGTTATTCGCAGGTGCTTCGGTGTTCATTCAACTGCCGATCTCGCTGGTGCTCGCACTGATTCTGGCGTCCAACGTCAAGGGGGAAGGTTTCTACCGGACCGTATATTTCATCCCGGTGTTGATCTCAACGGTGGTTATTGCCCAGTTGTGGTCAAAAATCTACAATGCCGATTACGGCCTGCTGAACGTGCTGCTGCAAAGTATCGGTTTATCCAGCCTGGCGCAGGACTGGCTGGGGCAGAAGGACACCGCGCTGGCGGCATCTTTTATTCCAACCTTGTGGCAGTACGTGGGGTATCACATGTTGCTGATGTATGCAGGAGCAAAGTCCGTGTCTCAGGATGTGCTCGAAGCTGCTCGAATGGATGGTGCTTCCCGTGTTCGGACGGCGTGGTCCATTATGATCCCGCTGATGAAGCCAATTTTGAAGGTAAGCCTTGTTTTTTCGGTCATCGGCGCATTCAAGGTGTTTGACCTGATCTATGTGCTAACGGGCGGCGGGCCATTTTATACCACTGAAGTGCCAAGCACGCTGATGTACGCTACCATTTTTGATACGTTCCGGTACGGATATGGCAGTGCGATCTCGGTCTTTATTATTGTGGAGTGTCTGGTGTGTACGATCCTCATTAATTCATTGTTCAAAACGGAGTAG
- a CDS encoding carbohydrate ABC transporter permease, whose product MSTVEVMLQKKPKPRSISGPIGKVFLQAFLILVAIVQIYPLIWLALFSLKDNSEIFSGDVAGLPKAFLWSNYTKAMSDGHVLTYFMNSVLVTAASIVLVLILSSMTGYAITRMNWKLSGLTMTIILLGMMVPIHAALLPLFIILKNLSLLNSYWSLIIPYVAFGIPMAVFILGSFFKGIPREMEESAVIDGCGIYRTFFSIILPLVTPAISTVAIFTFLSCWNELMFAVTFINNTAYQTLTVGMMSMVGTYITQWGIIGAGLMITTVPTVVIYLLLNKQVQKSMIAGAIKG is encoded by the coding sequence ATGAGTACCGTAGAAGTCATGTTGCAAAAAAAGCCCAAGCCGAGGTCCATCTCCGGACCGATCGGGAAAGTGTTCCTGCAAGCGTTTCTGATCCTCGTTGCGATTGTGCAGATTTACCCGCTCATCTGGCTGGCGCTGTTTTCCCTGAAGGATAATAGTGAGATCTTCAGCGGTGATGTAGCCGGGTTGCCCAAAGCGTTTCTGTGGAGCAACTACACCAAAGCAATGTCCGACGGCCATGTGCTGACCTATTTTATGAATAGTGTGCTGGTTACTGCGGCCTCCATTGTCTTGGTACTGATCCTGTCCTCCATGACGGGATACGCAATCACAAGAATGAACTGGAAGCTCAGCGGGTTGACGATGACGATTATTTTGCTGGGCATGATGGTGCCGATTCATGCGGCGCTGCTGCCATTGTTTATTATTTTGAAGAATCTGAGCCTGCTCAACAGTTACTGGTCTCTGATCATTCCTTATGTGGCATTTGGCATTCCGATGGCTGTATTCATTCTGGGCAGTTTTTTCAAAGGTATCCCAAGAGAGATGGAGGAGTCGGCGGTTATCGACGGCTGCGGCATATACCGGACGTTTTTCTCCATTATCCTGCCTCTGGTAACCCCGGCTATATCAACGGTAGCCATCTTCACATTTCTGTCATGCTGGAATGAGCTGATGTTTGCAGTTACGTTTATCAATAACACGGCTTACCAGACGTTGACGGTGGGTATGATGTCGATGGTGGGAACGTACATTACGCAATGGGGTATCATTGGTGCTGGACTGATGATTACGACAGTGCCAACGGTGGTCATCTATCTGCTGCTGAACAAACAGGTGCAGAAGAGTATGATCGCAGGTGCAATCAAAGGTTAG
- a CDS encoding polysaccharide deacetylase family protein, whose product MVNIAMVEQESVRKKVVAFTFDDGPHPVYTPQVLEIFRRAGGQATFFMIGQEMETHPEIAVEVHREGHEIANHTYTHPDLTKLTLEEAGEELQRAENLVQEVTGQPARCFRPPYFGVNDDILSLAAERGYRTIGAVNGDARDWDNPGVEHILEHTRSAVKPGSVLIFHDGYGDRSQTVEAVRVLVEELVAEGYRLVTVSELLDISREHDEKTT is encoded by the coding sequence ATGGTCAATATCGCGATGGTAGAGCAGGAGTCAGTTCGGAAAAAAGTTGTGGCGTTCACGTTTGATGATGGGCCGCATCCGGTGTATACACCTCAAGTGCTTGAGATATTCCGCCGTGCGGGTGGGCAGGCGACGTTTTTCATGATTGGCCAAGAGATGGAGACTCACCCGGAGATTGCGGTGGAGGTGCATCGTGAAGGGCATGAGATTGCCAACCATACGTACACGCATCCAGATCTGACCAAGTTGACACTGGAGGAAGCCGGGGAGGAGCTGCAACGCGCAGAAAATCTTGTTCAAGAAGTTACGGGGCAACCTGCCCGCTGCTTCCGCCCGCCGTATTTTGGCGTAAACGATGATATACTGTCTCTGGCGGCGGAGCGTGGATATCGGACGATTGGTGCGGTGAACGGTGATGCGAGGGATTGGGACAATCCCGGTGTTGAGCACATTCTGGAGCATACCCGGTCTGCGGTGAAACCTGGCAGCGTGCTCATATTCCATGACGGGTACGGGGATCGTTCCCAGACGGTGGAGGCGGTTCGTGTGCTGGTGGAGGAACTGGTCGCGGAAGGGTACCGTTTGGTGACGGTGAGTGAGTTGTTAGACATTTCTCGTGAGCATGATGAAAAGACGACATAA
- a CDS encoding mechanosensitive ion channel family protein, whose product MDFIRNQLEELGMSGPSIGYLSNIIMIIFIAVISILANVIAKRVVLKTVHRIVSNNRFKWGHIVVQKNLFQKLSHLVPAIIIYYSAYIFSPYQAIIEKSAMTYMIVIMITVLNALLNVFDDIYRTYEVSKIRPIKSYIQVAKIVLFIIGGIIVISSLIGQNPLIILSGLGALSAVLMLVFKDSILGLVAGVQLSSNDMVRVGDWIEMPKYNADGDVIDITLNTVKVMNFDKTITMIPSYALISDSFRNWRGMQVSGGRRIKRSIYIDISSIRFCTEEMVAEFEKIHYLTDYVTAKLKEIQAYNMEHEVNTESNVNGRQLTNVGVFREYIHQYLRNHPKINKDMTMIVRQLAPEDRGLPLEIYAFSNDINWGVYENVQADIFDHIFAVASTFGLRAFQNPTGHDIVQLKEDKQYVREY is encoded by the coding sequence ATGGACTTTATCAGAAATCAACTAGAAGAACTCGGCATGAGTGGACCCTCCATTGGCTATCTTTCAAACATCATTATGATTATTTTTATAGCAGTGATCTCGATATTGGCAAATGTGATTGCTAAGCGAGTGGTACTGAAGACGGTTCATCGTATCGTAAGTAACAACCGTTTCAAGTGGGGCCATATTGTGGTTCAGAAAAATTTATTTCAGAAGCTGTCGCATCTTGTGCCAGCCATTATAATCTATTATTCTGCTTATATTTTCTCGCCCTATCAGGCCATAATTGAAAAATCAGCAATGACCTATATGATTGTCATCATGATTACGGTTCTGAATGCTCTGCTGAATGTCTTCGATGATATCTATCGTACCTATGAGGTGTCGAAGATTCGCCCAATCAAGAGTTACATTCAGGTAGCCAAGATTGTCCTGTTCATTATCGGGGGTATTATCGTCATCTCCAGCCTAATCGGACAGAACCCGCTCATTATCCTCAGTGGACTTGGGGCGTTATCGGCGGTATTAATGCTCGTATTCAAAGACTCGATCCTGGGCCTCGTGGCGGGTGTACAGCTATCGTCGAACGATATGGTGCGCGTTGGTGACTGGATCGAGATGCCAAAGTATAATGCGGACGGTGATGTCATCGACATTACACTGAACACGGTAAAGGTTATGAATTTTGATAAAACGATTACGATGATTCCAAGCTATGCCCTCATTTCGGATTCGTTCCGTAACTGGAGAGGCATGCAGGTGTCCGGCGGCAGAAGGATTAAGCGGAGTATCTATATTGATATCAGCAGTATCCGTTTTTGTACGGAAGAGATGGTGGCTGAATTTGAGAAAATCCACTACCTGACTGATTATGTCACGGCAAAATTAAAGGAAATTCAAGCATACAATATGGAGCACGAGGTGAATACCGAAAGCAACGTGAACGGCAGACAACTGACAAATGTCGGTGTATTCCGGGAATATATCCATCAATATTTGAGGAATCATCCAAAAATCAATAAAGATATGACGATGATTGTGCGACAATTAGCACCGGAAGATCGCGGGCTGCCTCTGGAAATCTATGCATTCAGCAATGATATCAACTGGGGTGTATATGAGAACGTTCAGGCGGATATCTTTGACCATATCTTCGCGGTGGCGTCAACATTTGGACTACGGGCCTTCCAGAATCCAACCGGACATGACATTGTGCAACTGAAAGAGGATAAGCAATATGTGCGAGAGTACTAA
- a CDS encoding macrolide family glycosyltransferase, whose product MARVLVVMMPAEGHINPSLGLIKELIESGDEVVYCCTEKYRTKIEALGAQFKAYSFNEATLLNNPNMKPFEIKHPYQFLYMILKKIIQRFIPDVLNLIENETYDYLIFDSLIGWGGQILGEKLGIPTICSTSTFVFVEPLGSGNHNLKDDNEEVQELYNGIMEMSQQLASRFNVVAPSLVELSGHPGQLKIVYTSRYFQPMGDKLDDSFVFTGPSIIPRKDAPAFANESLYALYKQAVYISMGTILNKDLDFYKLCFTAFRNLPVQFILSSGKDTDIEPIADLIPDNFIIRPYVPQLEVLQCVDAFLTHAGMNSASEALYYNVPLIMLPLTSDQPRVAGRIQELGAGVIVDKNNLTPDVLRNAVLEVLGNASYKEHAEVIGKTLRDAGGYKHAAMAIKNFIGNQPLSATPISSFE is encoded by the coding sequence GTGGCACGCGTATTAGTTGTGATGATGCCTGCAGAAGGGCATATCAATCCGTCGCTCGGGTTAATCAAGGAGTTGATAGAGAGCGGAGATGAGGTCGTCTATTGTTGTACTGAAAAATACCGGACGAAGATTGAAGCGTTAGGTGCTCAATTTAAAGCTTACTCCTTCAACGAGGCAACCCTGCTCAACAATCCCAATATGAAGCCATTTGAAATCAAGCATCCGTACCAATTCTTATATATGATTTTGAAAAAAATAATTCAACGGTTTATTCCGGATGTTCTGAATCTGATCGAAAATGAAACCTATGACTATTTAATTTTTGATTCCTTAATCGGCTGGGGCGGACAAATTTTGGGCGAAAAGCTGGGGATACCCACGATCTGCTCGACCAGTACCTTTGTTTTTGTAGAGCCTCTCGGGTCAGGTAATCATAATCTGAAGGATGACAATGAGGAGGTCCAGGAGCTATATAACGGTATTATGGAAATGTCTCAACAATTAGCTTCCCGGTTCAATGTGGTTGCGCCTTCTCTGGTGGAACTTTCAGGGCATCCAGGACAACTGAAGATTGTCTATACAAGCCGCTATTTTCAACCCATGGGGGACAAGCTGGACGACAGCTTTGTGTTCACCGGCCCATCCATTATCCCACGCAAGGATGCGCCAGCTTTTGCAAATGAATCTCTGTATGCTCTTTACAAACAGGCAGTTTATATTTCGATGGGAACCATTTTAAATAAGGATCTTGATTTTTATAAGCTTTGCTTCACGGCCTTTCGTAATTTGCCTGTGCAGTTTATATTATCTTCTGGGAAGGATACCGATATAGAGCCCATTGCTGATCTCATTCCTGACAATTTCATCATAAGACCCTATGTCCCTCAACTGGAAGTGTTGCAGTGTGTAGATGCTTTTCTGACACATGCAGGTATGAACAGTGCAAGTGAGGCTTTGTATTACAATGTACCGTTGATCATGCTCCCGTTAACCTCGGATCAGCCTCGTGTAGCAGGCCGGATACAGGAGTTGGGAGCAGGGGTCATCGTGGACAAAAATAACCTTACACCTGATGTGCTTAGAAACGCAGTATTAGAAGTGCTAGGTAATGCCTCCTACAAGGAGCATGCTGAGGTTATTGGGAAAACGTTACGCGATGCTGGCGGGTATAAGCATGCTGCTATGGCCATTAAGAACTTTATAGGCAATCAGCCGTTATCGGCCACGCCGATCTCTTCTTTTGAGTGA
- a CDS encoding aldo/keto reductase — protein sequence MNHRIPEYTLNDGLKVPAIGFGTYSLKGEEGVKSIASAMDAGYRLIDTAYNYENEATVGRAIKQSSIAREELLISSKLPGRYHAHDNALVAIQESLYRADLDYYDLYLIHWPNPKKDMYVEAWQSLIEAKKRGYIRSIGVSNFLPEHNERLIKETGIAPSLNQIELHPFFDQADQREQDTKHGIVNESWSPIGRGNDAVQDILKDENILRIAETHGKTPTQIILRWHVQLGSIPIPKAGSLQHQQENIDIFDFELSTEEMQVISAFNRPDGRLWDQDPSEYEEF from the coding sequence ATGAATCATCGAATTCCGGAATATACATTGAACGATGGCTTGAAAGTGCCTGCAATTGGATTTGGTACCTATAGTTTAAAAGGTGAAGAAGGGGTTAAATCGATCGCGTCCGCAATGGATGCGGGTTATCGATTAATTGATACGGCGTATAACTATGAGAATGAGGCAACGGTGGGCAGAGCAATCAAACAAAGCTCCATCGCCAGAGAAGAACTGCTCATTTCCTCTAAGCTGCCGGGGCGTTATCACGCTCATGATAACGCACTTGTGGCGATTCAGGAATCCCTGTACAGAGCGGATCTGGATTATTATGACCTGTATCTAATTCACTGGCCCAATCCGAAGAAGGACATGTATGTCGAGGCATGGCAATCGCTGATCGAAGCCAAAAAGCGTGGATATATCCGATCCATTGGAGTCAGCAACTTCCTGCCTGAGCACAATGAACGGCTGATTAAGGAAACGGGGATAGCGCCGAGTCTGAATCAGATTGAGCTGCATCCATTCTTCGACCAAGCCGATCAGCGGGAACAGGATACGAAGCATGGCATCGTGAACGAATCCTGGAGTCCGATTGGACGTGGCAATGATGCTGTACAGGATATTCTGAAGGATGAGAACATTCTTCGGATTGCGGAAACACATGGCAAAACGCCAACTCAGATCATTCTGCGCTGGCATGTTCAGCTAGGTTCCATTCCCATTCCGAAAGCTGGCTCCTTGCAGCATCAGCAGGAAAATATCGATATATTCGATTTTGAGTTGAGCACAGAAGAGATGCAGGTCATCTCTGCATTTAATCGTCCGGATGGACGGTTGTGGGATCAGGACCCAAGCGAGTACGAAGAATTTTAA